The Mercurialis annua linkage group LG7, ddMerAnnu1.2, whole genome shotgun sequence genome includes the window AACTAGATGTAGTAAATTGATGTTTAATTAATTGacttaattgaattaatttaacttttaatttgtaattttttttatcgatttaattgaatcaaccgatgAATATTTGATagatataaatatttgaaaaacaatatttgatacatctacgATACATATACGATACACCTCAAATATATATCCAATACATTTGCAATACATATCTGATATATATTCGTTGTTCGGAACTTTTTTCTTATTGTccctttttaagttttattactaatattttcaTACATCTCAAAACTTATCGAAAATTTTATTACatgtattacatatatattttgtatacatatttgatatatctctgccaaataatttatatatatgattaatatatttttaaaatgtattaaacagatacatcgttgatatataatttatacataatatatacatCATTAATACATGTCTTTTAGATATATTtgttagatacatcttttatatagaatcaaaacatgataaatatatccttaatacgtatcattgataaatattttatgcaATTTGCAAAGCATgtgtcatatttttattttaatatatgttataaatacatttcaactatccgtaaattatatattcaatgcgTTAAATATACAACTTAAATAAAAACACTATACATATACGATACATCTTTTATACATATCAGAAATAGTTTAGACGCATAATCAGAAATCGttgcaaataataaaaagaaaaatatattttaatactaTGAAGTGgataatattgttattagttcTTTTTTGTGTGTATATTTACATTGTATACTAAAGATATTTATATCGAGTAACATATAAAGATATTATTGATGCGTGAATTTCAATTAAAGTATGTGATACAtgtatctttaatttaaaatatattatatatacacctcaaagacaataatatatcaaataatatcaataacattttgatattatatatacaccttATAacatagtattatttttatgcttCAATTTTTAGTGAATAATAAcattattaaaatgttattgatattatttgatgcgtacattttaattaaagcacgtgatacatatatcttttaatttaaaatatattatacatgcaccttagagacacataaataatacatattaataattaatatatttattcatttatttatttatttatgttttataaatatgaaaacataataatcagatatgtccTTGATAGATatcagatacataaatgatacatgtgtGAATAGTTTGATAAACTGACGCGGGAGTGACGCGTGTTAgacgcgtttttgactttttctgacgcgtttttgacctttttttatttgttttgtgtgTGCCATGTGTTGCATTCTCATTGGGaaggtattaaatgtaaagtttcattttttttaggtgctcatgtaatatttcagcaaatttagcattattattattttcttcctctttttgtatagttttgttattttctcttaaaTTAAAGACAAGGTTACCAGAAGAACGGCCGGAATAGATattctttactttttaataGGAGTGAAAATTTCTACAAATTATTGAATAgcaaattcataaaataattattgcataaatcaaaataaagaaTATCATTCCATACGGAATAACAATTCTATCCCGTACCTATTTCATGAACTAAACatagtttaaatattatattattatctaAAACctcatatttatatttattaattttcttgtGAGGTGTAGAGAAGTATTGCTAGACTGTTTAATTTCTCGACACTGAATTATTATATTACTAGATCGATGcaatcaaataaatttacagttttttttaaatagcatAAATTTTAAGGTTAACAATACCAGTAGCATTAatgttatttcaattttttttgtatttttatttaatatgataattgTATTAGTTGAAAAAATATTATGGATATAGTATCGTAGATGTAAATGTGGTAACTTCACTAATATAAAATCATtgaatattcaaaataaaacaatataatatatattttttccaGAATATAATATATCAATtcattgattaaattaaaataaatcttcatattcaatatatattaaaaaattaatgtttataaccacaaaactttaaaattttacaaatatgaataatataatcaaattctTCAAATGTTATTActtataaatatcatttttctAAGTTTTATAACTATacatgttttaaattataaaaatctaatttaatttactatttttctttcatattccatatattatgatttatatatacatatatttaaaattaataataatataatttaaactttttaaattgcataacaaaaaaattaaaaaataataaaaactaaaaatcaattcaaaatgAAGTTAAAAGAAGAGATATGTAACATAGATAAGAAAAAAGACAATTTCTAATTTACTTATCAATCTATGTTaacttatttgaaaataaaatctaCCAATTAGTTTTAATAGTTACAACATTTTTATAAccttagtttaatttaattattatataatttattagtataatattatataattcatctattaaagtttataaaaaaaatcatattcaataacttataaacaaaataaattacaatttataatcatataacttttaaaattctataaatttaaactttgcttgattaaatttaaaagtacatTTTATATCATAATGTATAAACATGAATATATTAACAAAACTCttcaaattcataatttataaacatcAATAAAAACCCTTTagatttcataatttaattaattaaacttcaaaTTTGTACTTCATAACTTAAAATTATTATCttatattaaactaaataaaaaagtaatataaattaaattttataactttaaaaTACCATAATATGCTTAatgttttttttgataattaatatacttAAAGTTTAAACAAGTCTTGTTGGACATGTCCTTGCAAAACCcattttgaaagtataattgaATGAATGATCTccttaaataaattttactaatattaaaaaaattaataatattgtaTTTACATGTGAcgacataaatttttaattcaaatgttataaaaatcatcttttaatatcaattttattagtttctaaAAAAAGCTTAATAATGTTgctaaaaacatttttttatttttttactaatataatttttctattaattgattgattttttatatttttaatatttaattctgATTTAAGAAACATATACAATCAGATGATTATTGTTCATGGTATAAATTTAACTTTCTCAAATGATCGTGATCAATGTGCATTcgagaatttaaaaaatcaacctAGAATTTCCTAATACTTGCctaaaatgatttattattttttaatttataatatgtaGTATAAAGTTGGAAATCATTTGGAGAAGTTATGCCATCATATTAACTCATAGCATATGTAAAGTGTAATAAGTAACTCTCTTTTATTAAACAACtaacttataaaattatgtCAACAAAATTACTACATATTataaaggcttaatacatcatttgacccctaaactatacacttttattctctaagactcttaaactaatttgctATTCTATTagacctcttaactttattttttgttctatttaacccgtcaattgaaacttttttgccgatctgacctttttcctccaacgtggcaaaagcgcgtgttttcaaacgctttgaagcgcgtgatggataattaaaatgcataaattgttctattgaacccccgaactatactattttgttctatttgacctctgaatttattttatttttctattgcaccttcaaacctttaatttttacctatttaaccttctcgaaaatacaattatttaatttttatccatttaatcttctagaaaaataaaaaaaatattgaaatttagtcaaataattacataatattacttattgtacatgtaaatatttgtttacatttcaataatgataaatgaagtttgtctgtttttaacgatattataaaatatataaatttactatactgtgataatattaaaaaaagactaattttttttaaaaattataatttttagtgtgtttcacaaatttccaattttaaaattttaatactccaacttttaattttttgcaatttcaaacttttcaaatcaattctgaatttttaaaatttgtgttaaaattggaaaacacgctaaatttcatgatttttaaagcattaaatgattttttcaaataatatataaagtacatcactttttattttaaattaaaaaaaatatttaggtttaatatattttttgacccctaaatCTTACCCTTTTATCccctatgacctctaaactattttaatatttcattggacctcttaactattttttttattctatttaacctcatgtcagcaaagccatgtcagcaattttatccacgtcatcgcgcgtggaGTGGACATTctgaatgaggggttaaatagaacaaataaaagagttaagaggtccaaaagaacacgaaattagtttagaggtcgtagagaataaaatagtatagtttagaggtcaaatgatgtattaagcctattATAAATTAGACTTTAATATATTGatccaaaatttattattttataatacagttTAAACATGAAAACAATAtacaattttgtattttttgtaactaactttttaatatattgtaTCTTTTAactaactttttaaattaagaGTAATTTGTTTTGTTAGTAATGGCGCCAAAGCTAACAACATAACTAAAACAGAAGGACAAAGATGGTGCCTAGTTTTTATCAGTTGAGTGAAGAATCCAAAGGCAGAGTTCGATTCAAAGTCCACTTAAGAAAGCTCTCCAAGCAATGCCTTGTGAGCCAATTCCTCTGTTTTGTTTAGTTTCATGAGAAATTAATGAGTTTCCATATGGAATCATCAACTACATTCCGGTTCAGAGACCACCACCAACCGGAGGATGCAACCGAGTCCGATACAGGCTCCGATATCTCGTCTGTTTCCAGTGACAGAGGTGAAGAACCAGAGATGGAGTCAATGACTGGAAAGGTAAGGTGGCTTGCTTTCCAATTAATCCTTGTGAGCCATATTCTTCTTCTTATGGTTGGTCATATATAATAGGGGATTGGAAGGCTTTGTATGGAATTACTGGAAATAAAAGAAGCTTTTGATGAGGATTTTCATGCCAATATCCTTGCTAACTACTCTGCTTTTTTCGGGTTAGTAATGTTTCTTcgtcttttcttctccatttcaTTGTTTTAGCACGGACACAATAACACCGAAACATAGTAAAACGATGTTATTTTAAGCTTTCGTGTGTTAAAATGAGGTTTTGTTTCCAAACTGCTAAGTTTTCAAAATAGAAAATCTTGATCGAATAAAGTGTGCGTGCTACTTCAAAATGTTGTATCTGAAGGAACTTTTCGGGAGACTATCTTGACTTGAGTAGTATTTTAAAATCGAGCTGGCGTCCGAAATAATATGGCCAAGAATTCacatttcatatatttatacaaTATGTACTCTTATTTCCACAATCAGTCtacatatttaaaatgtaaacGCATATCGTCAAATTTTAACTAGCAAATAGATTAAAAAGTAGTTGAACTAGATTATTTTTTATGGTTTAACGAGTTGGATAGTTTTACTTTTTACGGTTTTCTGGATTCAAAGAGGTCAAATCATATTTTTGGTTTTAGGGAAGTATTGAACCGGATTGACCTCCGGTTCCTGATTGAATCGGCCAATGCAGTTtgattcttaaaacaatgattTTGAGTGGTTATGTACTGTAATTAACTTGTGTTTTTCTGTCCACTTATGTTATTACCTGCAGAATACATGAGGAGGTAAAAGACATGGAAAAGGAATTAATGCAACTAAAAACCCATGTTTCAATGCAAAAAAAGCTTGTAAAAGACCTGATCAATGGCTTATATCTCAACGTTTTATCAGAGGAGATAATAGAGTCAGCAGATGAACTTATATTTGATGAATCATTTCCTACAAATGGACTGGAAGTTCATATCAGAAATGTTTCAGAAACACTAGACATGCTTATTTCTGAAAACAGAATGGATGAGGCCATATCGATTATAGAAATGGAGCAAGAAAATTTACAAAAACTACATCTTGAAGATGAAATTTCATCAGATTCATTAAGTTTATATAGCGACGCAATTTCTGAGCGAAAAACCATGCTAATTCTGCAATTATCTCTTGTCGCTGAAAATTCAAGAACATATGCTCCAGAACTACAGAAGGCATTATTTGGCATTTGTAGATTAGGAAACAGTAATCTAGCAACTAAGTTACTGCTGAAATATTACCGCTCTCGTATTGCTTCAGGAATACACAAATTTCAGAGATCAAACACATGTTTTCAAGGATTCCCTACTAAAGAACTAACAAGATTTGTGTTTTCCATGATTTCTCAAGCAGCAAAAGCCTTTGTCATGCTTTATGGAGAAACATCTTCCTATGCATCAGAATTTAATCAGTGGGTTCAACAAGAAATCGAGGTCTTTTCCGTtacttttactaaatttattgAGTCCATCTCAGATATAAGTGGCAGGCTGTCGACAGTAATAGAAGCTGTGCAATTTGCTATGTCATGTTGCTTGTTACTAGAAACTCAAAGACTGGTGTTGCAGCCATTGTTGATCAAGAATCTTCGAACTTGTATGGAAGACGTTTTCGTGAAACATATTGATCATTTCAAGAAAGTTATCAGCATATTTACAGCTAATGATTCTTGGGTTTTAGGCAGATATCTTGTATCTGGAATTTTAAATGAAGGCTACTCTTATATAGTTGTTGGACAACAACCGGAATATTGCCTGCTCACAAACAGTGGTCGAAAGTTAGTAACTTTATTGCAGGCTATATCAAAAGATGTTACTCCTTTAGCTACCTTTCATATGGAAAGTTCTGTTCTGACAGGAATCAGAAACCTCTTCATGGAGTATATAGCCATCCTTAGAAAAGCCATAACTTATGGTGTGAATGTGTTGGAAAAAGGTGGTTCAGAAGTAATTCTGGCAGAATCAGTGCCTCAACAAGTTTCTATTCTAGCAAATTTATCGACACTTGAACATTTCTTCTCGAGCAGTGTTAGTTACATTTTTAGAGAAAGAAGGCGGTTCCATTGGTATTCAGCAGCAGGAACTTGAGACTTGTGTAATGTTCATTAAGGAGGCATCTGCTCAACTCAAAAATCAGTTCTTTTGGCAATTTATAGATAGATTATTGTCTCTTGATGTCTGCAAATTGGATCTTTACATGCGTGTTTATAGTGAAAGGGAAACGAGTTCCTCTTTGATTCGTGGACTAATGCCCTCTTCTGTATTTCAGGTAAACTTCTTCAGTCTAACCTTTTGGAAACGAAACACCTAATAATACATGGAAGCTTATATATTTACAGTATCTTCTTGTAAAAACATTGTATTTCCCATTTCCATGCTATAATTAACAGTCTGCAAATAATATTTAACTATTACTGTTTTGATTTGGTTGCACATCAGGTGTTATTTTTAGAactaaagaaattaaataaactttcTAAAGACGATATTTATGATGAAATTTGGTTGAGGGGACTAATGAAAGAGCTGATTGAAGCCATATTCGCCTGGATTTCAGAAAACAAACAGATTTGGGAAACTAATGAAGGAAACTCGAATGCCGAACATTCTGAAATCTTAAATCAGGTATAAATAtgtgtatattatttttacattCCATTATTCAGTAGCATTATTTGGTTGATGAGTTGATTTCATTCATGTCCATGTGCCAAAAACAGTTTGTTCTAGACATATATTTTCTAATGGAAGCCACAAGGTATGGAGAATACTTCTCGAAGGACCCCTTGGTTCCTGCAATTCTCATGAAATCTGCCTTCGATTCAGCTGGAGTAGATCCAATTAGGTAAAATTCTAATggaaaaatgatatttattacaAGAATAAGCTGTAAACTTTCAGAGTTCCCAAAACTTTTTCGTAAATGAAAACAGAACTCCAAAATGTATGACTCGACAAGGTCCCGTATAATGCAGTGTATATGACAGTTTCAAGTGTTGTTTTGCAGAGAGATAGATGATGATGCGTGGGCCATTAAAGCTGCAACCGAAGCCATCGAAAGGATGATAGAGATAGAGAAAACAGAATTACTTTTAAATGATAAGGTTGTTGATGATCTTGCTGAATCCCCTGAAAATCATTCTGAGCATGCAAGTGAAACTTTACAGGACACTGACATAAGTTCTCAATCAGCAGATGGTGAAGAAAAGATAATGAAAGATGTTGAACCTGACAATATTGCAgcaaataattgataaaattcatTTGTGAACAAGATTCTCTAATAAAGATGgctaaatatatttattcagTTTAGTTTGGGGTCTAGTTAGATAgtagtataaaatattatacataTTACAAAAATTAGAACCTAGAAAGCTCATAAAAAAGGAAGGCATTCCGCTACATAGTTGGCAATTTGGAACGACACAACGGACAAACATGGGCGGTACCCAACCAAGTCAGAATGCAGGTCTTATGAAACTTGTGATTGCATGGCATACGAGTTACTCGAGAGCCAATCGCCAGATCTTCCAAACAGATTGTGCATTTTGTTGTAGGACCGTCCCCATCATGCATCACCTCCTCTAAAGCCTCAATCGATGCCTGAGATGCCGGAATTTGCTTGGACTCTGCTTGTTCTAACGATTCCCTTATCGCTCTCCTGTTACGAAATCCCAGTTGCTGAAGCATCCGATTGATATTTGCCTCAAACCGTCGAATTGCTAATTCCCTCTCTCTTTCATAAGCCATCACCTGAAATTCTTGATGTGGTATTACGATTTTCTTTTCGATATTCAGTAGAAACCTCAGCTTGTTCCTCTGATCAGAAGTCGCATATTCGATCGCCGCGGAACGAACATAACTGATGATCTGCATGATAAGGTCATCTTCATTCGCTAAAGAAATCGAGCCAAATCCTGGACTTGTTCTCCATTCAAGATTATCCAAAGAAAAGGGTATGTTCATGTCCGAGATCATCTTGCCGAAGAAAGAACCATCATTATAAAACAGTAAAGAACGGCCTGGAATGAGTAAAGATTTCTCTGCGCGTGAGGTTTCGATCTGGTTCGCTCTATTGAGGAAGGATCCCGGTGTAGGGTTGGACTTGTCCGGAGAAAGTGTGGCGTCTGGAACATAAGTTGACGTGACTTTTAGGTGGATGGAGACGTTGGGAGTTAAAGAAGTGTTAGGTTCTACGGTGAACGAGGCTGAGACATCGACGTTGTAGTTCTGCGACACGGTTGTCGACATTGCGACTAGTTGGTGGCGATGGTGGTGATTCTTTAGGAAGAGAAAGAGTAGTGTAAATAGGTCTATTTATATAGTTTTGTTTCACCGACTCAGGAAAACctattttcttgttttaaaatACTTGTAGATGAAGAGTGTTCTGCAAGAACTGAAAAGGAAACCGAATCCGAGTGAAGATATGGAGTTATCAACTAAGCCTGTTCATTAATTGGGACAAACAAAATGATTCATCGTCATCATACTTTTATGAAAATCTTTAATTGTTGTTCATTGAACAAAGAAAGaacaaaaacatttataacggaAGTTGCAGAAATTTTTAGGTTATTATGTTACTTTCATCATTAGATGAAAATATTAGTAGTTCATTTAATGgtgaaaaatgaataaaataaactttactttaaaatacat containing:
- the LOC126657185 gene encoding E3 ubiquitin-protein ligase MBR1-like — its product is MSTTVSQNYNVDVSASFTVEPNTSLTPNVSIHLKVTSTYVPDATLSPDKSNPTPGSFLNRANQIETSRAEKSLLIPGRSLLFYNDGSFFGKMISDMNIPFSLDNLEWRTSPGFGSISLANEDDLIMQIISYVRSAAIEYATSDQRNKLRFLLNIEKKIVIPHQEFQVMAYERERELAIRRFEANINRMLQQLGFRNRRAIRESLEQAESKQIPASQASIEALEEVMHDGDGPTTKCTICLEDLAIGSRVTRMPCNHKFHKTCILTWLGTAHVCPLCRSKLPTM
- the LOC126657184 gene encoding exocyst complex component EXO84B-like, whose protein sequence is MSFHMESSTTFRFRDHHQPEDATESDTGSDISSVSSDRGEEPEMESMTGKGIGRLCMELLEIKEAFDEDFHANILANYSAFFGIHEEVKDMEKELMQLKTHVSMQKKLVKDLINGLYLNVLSEEIIESADELIFDESFPTNGLEVHIRNVSETLDMLISENRMDEAISIIEMEQENLQKLHLEDEISSDSLSLYSDAISERKTMLILQLSLVAENSRTYAPELQKALFGICRLGNSNLATKLLLKYYRSRIASGIHKFQRSNTCFQGFPTKELTRFVFSMISQAAKAFVMLYGETSSYASEFNQWVQQEIEVFSVTFTKFIESISDISGRLSTVIEAVQFAMSCCLLLETQRLVLQPLLIKNLRTCMEDVFVKHIDHFKKVISIFTANDSWVLGRYLVSGILNEGYSYIVVGQQPEYCLLTNSGRKLVTLLQAISKDVTPLATFHMESSVLTGIRNLFMEYIAILRKAITYGVNVLEKGGSEVILAESVPQQVSILANLSTLEHFFSSSVSYIFRERRRFHWYSAAGT